A single region of the Undibacterium piscinae genome encodes:
- a CDS encoding QacE family quaternary ammonium compound efflux SMR transporter codes for MAEVIATSALKASEGFTRLMPSVLVVVGYAISFYCLSLTLKVIPVGVTYAIWSGVGVVLVSLAAWYLYGQALDLASLIGISLIVSGVIILNLFGKVSVH; via the coding sequence GTGGCGGAAGTCATTGCGACTTCGGCGCTCAAAGCCTCCGAGGGTTTTACCCGTTTAATGCCATCGGTTCTGGTCGTGGTGGGTTATGCGATTTCCTTTTACTGTCTGTCGCTCACTCTCAAGGTGATACCGGTCGGCGTCACTTATGCGATCTGGTCCGGGGTTGGCGTGGTCTTGGTCTCGCTGGCGGCCTGGTACCTGTACGGGCAGGCTTTGGATCTGGCTTCGCTGATAGGCATCTCGCTGATAGTGAGCGGAGTGATCATCCTGAATCTGTTTGGCAAAGTCAGCGTGCATTAA